The genomic interval atattttttatatttatataatggcAGCTTTGTTTATGATAGACAAGTGAAAGTAATGTATCATAGATACGTTCTCTACcttctttcattttatttttgggtaaaaaatgtcaatcaaaatatattaatcaaattatatatattttttattttattttattttattttattttattttattttattttattttattttattttattttattttattttattttattttattttattttattttattattataattttggggtaaaaaatcaaattttatattatattatattatattatacaagggatatattaaatatgaatttaaaatatCCCTTTAAGTAAAATAATGTGCTTCATTTAAAAGTATGTCATGGTGCTTTTGCGTGGAACAgaaatacaaatttaatttaaaacaataactTAATGAAccaatttaatacatttaaaaataacttttttaacTGTAGTACCGTCTTACGCCTGTGTGGCGCTGTTTCGACTAACCTCCACATTTCCCAGCATCCTTTGCTGGCTTTTCACCTCCCTCATAATTTTTGCATCCGGGTCGCTACTTCCTTTTCCTCTGTTCTCCGATGCGATGAGGACCTAAGTAAAATCGGACCTCTAAAAAATCCGAATCCATCCTTGTCGTAGGCATCACCGAACAACGCCAAAATGACCGAGCAGATGACAGTAAGGGGGACCCTTAAAGGGCACAGTGGATGGGTCACCCAAATTGCCACGACGCCTCAATATCCCGACATGATTCTGTCGGCGTCCCGAGGTGAGTTTTCCCCCCGCCGGCTTCGACAACATGGCTGTGCTAGCATAAGTAAGCTAGCTAAGTTAGCTGTCGTCATGTAAGTTAACGAGACTTATGGTGAATATTTACCGAACATACATTAGAAGTCGTGCATTCATAACGGGTATTGACTCATTCTGGCTAAGCTAGTCGGGTGTAAGAAAAAGGTTTATCCGCGGTTGCGGTCACCTGTAACCACAAAATGACTGCGTGGCTGAAGCGTTAAGTAAAACTCGGTGTGTCCATAAAATTAGCACTGTTCGTTAATGTATCATCCCTGACCCAAAACTCTGTATCCGTTGTAAAGTAATAGTGCCCATTCCCCGCAGACAAGACCATCATCATGTGGAAGCTGACCCGCGATGAAACGAACTATGGCGTCCCCCAGCGCTCATTGAAGGGCCATTCTCACTTTGTAAGTGATGTTGTCATCTCCTCGGATGGACAGTTTGCTCTATCCGGAGCCTGGGACGGAACCCTCCGCTTGTGGGACCTTACCACGTAAGACCTGTCAGCATAGGGAGATGAACCTTCAACCTCTTACTGATTCATATCTCTGTAGATTATTCTGAGGTACTTAAGTCCTGTAAATTTTATTATAGtttattatagtttttattttcttatagtTTTTTTATGCATAGAGGACAATGTGGTAATCGGAAgtatttaataatgatttgaagTATATGAGGAAGTTTATTAACAAGTGTAATGGTTAACTCAACAGCAATAGAACCCATGTTAGTACCATTGTCTTATAGTAGTACAGAAGAGGTACATAGAGGTAAGAACCTACATTAATGTTTCCTCTGGCCATAACTGcaatattacttttaaaaacataatttaataagCAAAAATCATAGAACCCATGTTAATACCATTGTCttattgtagtacatgtgtaaTATGTACAAGTTTCAAATGCAGTAATGTTTGTAAGAACCTACATTAGTGTTTCTTCTGGCCATAACTGTAATGTTACATttgaaaacataatttaataagCAAAAATCATAGAACCCATGTTAATACCATTGTTTTATAGTAGTACATGTGTAATATGTACAAGTTTCAAATGCAGTAATGTTTGTAAGAACCTACATTAGAGTGTTTCCTGTGGCCATAACtgcaatattacatttaaaaacataatttaataagCCAAAATCATAGAAACCATGTTAATACCATTGTCTTATAGTAGTACATGTGTAATAtgtacaagtttaaaatgcagTAATGTTTGTAGGAACCTACATTAGTGTTTCCTCTGGCCATAACTGcaatattacttttaaaaacataatttaataagCAAAAATCATAGAAGCCATGTTAAAACCATTGTCTTATAGTAGTACATGTGTAATAtgtacaagtttaaaatgcagTAATGTTTGTAAGAACCTACATTAGAGTGTTTCCTCTGGCCATAACtgcaatattacatttaaaaacataatttaataagCCAAAATCATAGAACCCATGTCAATACATTGTCTTATAGTAGTACATGTGTAATAtgtacaagtttaaaatgcagTAATGTTTGTAAGAACCTACATTAGAGTTTCCTCTGGCCATAACTGcaatattacttttaaaaacataatttaataagCAAAAATCATAGAACCCATGTCAATACCATTGTCTTATAGTAGTACATGTGTAATATGCACAAGTTTAAAATGCAGTAATGTTTGTAAGAACCTACATTAGTGTTTCTTCTGGCCATAACTGcaatgttacatttaaaaacataatttaataagCCAAAATCATAGAACCCATGTTAATACCATTGTCTTATAGTAGAACATGTGTAATATGTACAAGTTTCAAATGCAGTAATGTTTGTAAGAACCTACATTAGTGTGTTTCCTCTGGCCATAACtgcaatattacatttaaaaacataatttaataagCGAAAATCATTCTGGATGGCAGAGGTGGGGGCAAGTCGGTATGTTTTGTATGTAAGTCGAACGACATACActgaatttaattttaaatttttttaacgttttcttatttttttgtatttatttttacaaaataagaccAGAGTTTATGCAAATTATGAGGTGTAATTGCATGCATGATTTCTTCCCGACCTCGGACTCGATGCAGTTCAATATTCCTCTCAACTTTCGTATTGTGTCTCCTCAGTGGCGCCACCACTCGCCGGTTTGTGGGACACAGCAAGGACGTCCTCAGCGTGGCCTTCTCCGCCGATAACCGCCAAATTGTGTCTGGCTCCCGGGACAAGACCATCAAGCTGTGGAACACGCTTGGTGTCTGCAAGTACACGATCcaggtaggtgggtgggtggatgggtggggcGGCTGAAGTGTGCTGCCACCCCGGCTAATTGACATTTccgattaaaaaatatatattctgttTTTCCGTGATTAGGATGAAGGCCATTCTGAGTGGGTGTCATGTGTCCGCTTCTCCCCCAACAGCAGCAACCCCATTATTGTGTCCTGTGGCTGGGACAAGATGGTCAAGGTACGCTACCCCACTTCCCCCACTCCCACTGAGACGTGATGCCGTACGCCCGAtgattttcatttattgcaTGTATTATCCGAGTTTCACGCTGACGAAACCTTTTCCATATGAGGGCACATCGTACACAATTGATCATGTGACCGACTCTACGTGATGCCACACATAACGGTTGATTGTTCCCAAAGGTGTGGAACCTTGCCAACTGCAAGCTGAAGACGAACCACATCGGCCATACTGGCTACCTGAACACGGTGACCGTCTCGCCTGATGGCTCCCTGTGTGCATCTGGTGGAAAGGTAACGCCTCGCTCTCAAcgcaattaattaatcaattctGTACATCGTtgatcagggggtctcaaactcaatttacttgggggggccactggagctagggtctgggtgagactgggccgcaactagagagctagcgacctaagcggtagcctccaagttatttcctttaaacttaaaaaagccaaaaaacttaccacttccacacggatagggaggataactattaacagttatttaacctttaacatgaacattaatcaaacgtaataattttttctgggtacatgataccatacagcatccatatcaaacttgcgcggggccgcactaacattaaactttcatatcaaggcctcaaacttggtgtcctgcgggccacttgtgacccctgatttacaacatattgcgcaaatgCATGGTCTTGAGactcatgctaactcgcaaactagagagctggcgacctaaacggtagcctccaagttatttcctttaaacttaaaaaaaaaaaagccaaaaacttaccacttccacatggatagggaggataacttagttatataacctttaacatgaacattaatcaaacgtaataattttttctgggtacatgataccatacagcatccatatcaaacttacgcgggccgcatgtttgagacccctgccgttgATGATAAAGAGGCTGAACAGCAATGTTACTTGGATTGTTTTGTCCACTTCAGGACGGTCAAGCCATGCTGTGGGACCTGAATGAGGGCAAGCACctctacaccctggacagcgGCGACACCATCAACGCCCTCTGCTTCAGCCCCAACCGTTACTGGCTGTGTGCCGCCACCGGCCCCAGTATCAAGATCTGGGTAAAAACACTTTCTCAATGCCGACCGTGCTGTGTGTATGTTTTAAAAGCGATGATGGATCAATGAGACCAATGCCAACTGTATTATTTGATGACAATGAGGCTGTTTCTGAGCGCTTTGGGAACCGACTTCCTGGTTTTGTATGAACCTCCTCGATATTTACTGACTGCACgcacattttatttgtacaggATCTGGAGGGTAAGATTATCGTGGACGAGCTGAGACAGGAGGTGATCAGCACAAACAGCAAGGCTGAGCCCCCACAATGCACCTCTCTGGCTTGGTCTGCTGACGGACAggtaatgttttgctttttatatACACAGCGACTCTTTGTAAATCCCCCGGTGATTATACCCATTCACTTTAAGCTCTGATGTCTCATGGTGACAGTCCTGCAAATATGAGGGGGAAATATAGTATTACtgtataaaataacaatatttgagatttaatttttattttttttttgcagactcTGTTTGCTGGCTACACTGACAACCTTATCAGAGTGTGGCAGGTTACTATTGGAACCCGATAAGAACTTTTCATCAAAGTTAACTTTGAATAAAAGACAGTTTGAAAGAATGTGTGGTTTATGTGGATTTaatgctttttgtgtgtttttcttattGTTTCATTTTGAAATAAGTTACAGTGTATCGGAAATTGAAATAAATCCACTTCAAGGACTCCCTTAAACCTGACATTTTTGTACTTGTAGATATGATTGTTTTCTAACCCTGCATATAACATTTATGATCAAAAGCTTGTAATGAAGGTTCATACATAAACTAAACTGCACAGAAAATAAGTgtttgataagataagatatgcctttattcgtccctcagtggagaaatttgtattgcacagcaagagtacagagtcagttaagcagtacaaaatacacaatatagaaaaacaatataaacaacccaagtattcaAATCAACTTTACTTGTATAGCACTTCtcctgcaaagaaatgcaacaccaagtgctttacagaattaaaacaatttccacaaatgaagcaaaaagaaagcccctctttcacaccctccatactagacccacacacacaatcacacacagtagtgagacatggcatggcactgaggaacaaggaaacgccacctttggggccgtccacactgggaggatctgcaggccgtgccatcggaggaccagcaccggGCCCCTCCGACTCcgatagacgggcggaccccctcattaaagggaggaacccccagtcggccgtgtcgaagggaccccaGTGTGGAgaaccccccctgaggaaacactggagttagaagctaaagactaagagcataaaataggactaaaaagataaaaacataacactggagttagaagctgaagactaagcataaaataggactaacaagataaaaacataacactggagttaaaagctgaagactaagagcataaaataggactagcaagataaaaacataacactggagttaaaggctgaagaccaagagcaaaaaaaatatgactaaaaagataaaaacaaaacactggagttagaagctgaagactaagcataaaataggactaacaagataaaaacaaaacactggagttaaaagctgaagactaagagcataaaatgggactaaaaagttaaaattaaaacactggagttaaaagctgaagaccgagagcaaaaaaaatatgactaaaaagataaaaaacaaaacactggagttaaaagctgaagaccaagagcaaaaaatatgactaaaaagataaaaacaaaacactggagttaaaagctgaagaccaagagcaaaaaaataggactaaaaagataaaaacaaaacactggcgttaaaagctgaagaccaaaagcataaaataggactaaaaagataaaaacaaaacactggagttaaaagctgaagactaagagcataaaataggactaacaagataaaaacaaaacactggagttaaaagctgaagaccaagagcaaaaaaatatgactaaaaagataaaaacaaaacactggagttaaaagctgaagactaagagcattaAATAGGACTAACAAAGCAAAGGCTACAGTAGTGAAAACTACAACAGAAAAGGTACATTTCAACATCTTGAGCGGCTGCTACATTATCAAATGCCCCAAGCCCaatcaataacaaaaacatatatccAAATATATCACAAATAAATCACAATACAGTCAAACTCACGGCATTCCAGCGTGATAACTCAACATGGGTGACATCCACGTGCAGTCTCAATGAGCGATCTCCTCCCCTGCGACATCCGGAAGTGAACCGGAAGTGCATCTCCAAAAACCGGAAGTGAACCCCGgcgataacatttttttaatacaaatttgtATAAACCATGAATTACTTACCTAAACAACTTTTAATCACTTTTAACAAAATACATACCCTTAACTTTGCTTATTTAAACCCAACTTATATATTCAGAAAATTGCCTTAAGGGCAGCACAGAGCCCTTAATATGCTGTATGTGATTATGTGTATGTGATTACTCCTATCCTCTAGATGGCGCTGTTGTCACCTGAGAGAATCGCGTTGCTACTTCTACAGGTTCTACATCTGCCGACAAAACAAATATGGCGCTGTAATAAATCTAGAAACTAATTTGTTTATAAGGAAACTTAATTTTCCCCCTAAATTGCTAACGTCTCGttggccactagatggcgacCGCCTGTTATTTGTTTACGATGCATGCCGTACAATGTTTACTGTATCCTAGCAACCCAATAGCCTATTGACTCCTATTGAAAATGGAGCCCGTTTCTTATTCTATTTCCGTGGAAACAACTCTAGCTCTCATTAAACCAGATGCAGTCCATAAAAGTGAAGAGATTGAGGACATTATTCAAAGGAATG from Doryrhamphus excisus isolate RoL2022-K1 chromosome 23, RoL_Dexc_1.0, whole genome shotgun sequence carries:
- the rack1 gene encoding guanine nucleotide-binding protein subunit beta-2-like 1, whose product is MTEQMTVRGTLKGHSGWVTQIATTPQYPDMILSASRDKTIIMWKLTRDETNYGVPQRSLKGHSHFVSDVVISSDGQFALSGAWDGTLRLWDLTTGATTRRFVGHSKDVLSVAFSADNRQIVSGSRDKTIKLWNTLGVCKYTIQDEGHSEWVSCVRFSPNSSNPIIVSCGWDKMVKVWNLANCKLKTNHIGHTGYLNTVTVSPDGSLCASGGKDGQAMLWDLNEGKHLYTLDSGDTINALCFSPNRYWLCAATGPSIKIWDLEGKIIVDELRQEVISTNSKAEPPQCTSLAWSADGQTLFAGYTDNLIRVWQVTIGTR